Proteins encoded within one genomic window of Triticum aestivum cultivar Chinese Spring chromosome 2D, IWGSC CS RefSeq v2.1, whole genome shotgun sequence:
- the LOC123049594 gene encoding purple acid phosphatase 3-like, with translation MAVIAILVSALVLLSPAAAELQRVQHSPKEDGSLTVLAVGDWGRGGQFNQTLVAEQMGVIGEKLAADFVISTGDNFYNDGLAGDNDTAFFMASFTDIYTASSIQKPWYIVLGNHDYTGDALAQQSPAIREVDSRWTSVNKSFIVEADIVDFFLVDTSPFVLKYWNESKFDWRNVAPRDTYIATLLQDLDDALAASNATWKVVVGHHPVSSGCEHGNTTELREHLLPLLKAHGVDMYLNGHDHCLQHITSIDSPVEFVTSGGGSKAWAGKFKATSDKMEFLYDGQGFLSMELTAAEARLAFYDVSGAVLHSWGLTKSAPASIIS, from the exons ATGGCGGTGATCGCGATCCTTGTTAGCGCGCTGGTGTTGCTCTCGCCGGCGGCGGCCGAGCTGCAGCGGGTGCAGCACTCGCCAAAGGAGGATGGGTCACTCACCGTGCTCGCCGTCGGGGACTGGGGAAGGGGTGGACAGTTCAACCAGACACTGGTTGCCGAGCAG ATGGGAGTGATCGGCGAGAAGCTGGCCGCCGACTTTGTCATCTCCACCGGCGACAACTTCTACAACGACGGCCTCGCCGGTGACAACGACACGGCCTTCTTCATGGCGTCCTTCACCGACATCTACACCGCCTCCAGCATTCAGAAGCCTTGGTACATCG TCCTCGGCAACCACGACTACACGGGCGACGCGCTGGCGCAGCAGAGCCCGGCCATTCGCGAGGTGGACAGCCGGTGGACCTCCGTCAACAAGTCCTTCATCGTGGAAGCAGACATCGTGGACTTCTTCCTGGTGGACACGTCGCCCTTCGTCCTCAAGTACTGGAACGAGAGCAAGTTCGACTGGAGGAACGTGGCTCCCCGCGACACCTACATCGCCACCCTCCTCCAGGACCTGGACGACGCCCTGGCGGCGTCCAACGCGACGTGGAAGGTCGTCGTCGGCCACCACCCCGTCAGCAGCGGCTGCGAGCACGGCAACACCACCGAGCTCCGCGAGCACCTCCTCCCACTCCTCAAG GCCCATGGGGTTGACATGTACCTCAACGGCCACGACCACTGCTTGCAACACATCACCAGCATCGACAGCCCGGTGGAGTTCGTGACGAGCGGCGGCGGGTCCAAGGCGTGGGCGGGCAAGTTCAAGGCCACCTCCGACAAGATGGAGTTCCTGTATGACGGCCAGGGCTTCCTGTCCATGGAGCTCACGGCGGCCGAGGCGCGCCTCGCCTTTTACGACGTCTCCGGCGCCGTCCTGCACAGCTGGGGGCTCACCAAGTCGGCGCCAGCCAGCATCATCTCGTGA